The following are encoded together in the Mesoterricola sediminis genome:
- a CDS encoding ABC transporter permease → MTPEPPGLPFIWAVALRFLREGRTQTQLILLGIGTGVGVIVFLSALITGLQGSLVEKTLGTQAHIVLRPPEDVARPQLDRAGAAVAGRVQPPEQRLRTILDWPKALAALRATPGVTAASPTVAGSAFAFRGNANRSVALRGVDPETFPAILDLGPRLVEGDGDLGATRALVGTELAHDLGLSAGDRVRIQAPGGQDAVFTVAGVFDVGNKDLNQRWVFVSLRNAQTLLDLAGGVSTLEVKVDRIFEAEALAQRLGAATGLQADSWMKLNAQLLVGLRSQNSSSIMIQVFIIVAVVLGIASVLVVSVVQKSREIGILRAFGTSRRQVMGIFLLQGGLLGLAGAAGGCLLGMVLGLFFQTLATNPDGSPTFPVALDTALFLRTVAIAVGTGLVGAWLPARRAARMDPAAAIRHT, encoded by the coding sequence GTGACGCCGGAGCCCCCGGGCCTGCCCTTCATCTGGGCCGTTGCGCTGCGCTTCCTGCGGGAGGGCCGCACACAGACCCAGCTCATCCTGCTCGGCATCGGCACGGGCGTGGGGGTGATCGTCTTCCTCTCCGCCCTCATCACGGGGCTCCAGGGGAGCCTGGTCGAGAAGACCCTGGGCACCCAGGCCCACATCGTCCTCCGGCCCCCGGAGGACGTGGCCCGGCCCCAGCTGGACCGCGCCGGGGCGGCGGTGGCCGGCCGCGTCCAGCCCCCGGAGCAGCGCCTGCGCACCATCCTCGACTGGCCGAAGGCCCTGGCCGCCCTGCGCGCGACCCCGGGCGTGACCGCCGCCAGCCCCACCGTTGCCGGGAGCGCCTTCGCCTTCCGGGGGAACGCCAACCGCAGCGTGGCCCTCCGCGGGGTGGACCCGGAGACCTTCCCGGCCATCCTCGACCTGGGGCCCCGGCTCGTGGAGGGGGACGGGGACCTGGGCGCGACCCGGGCCCTGGTCGGCACCGAGCTCGCCCACGACCTGGGCCTCTCCGCGGGGGACCGGGTCCGGATCCAGGCTCCGGGGGGGCAGGACGCGGTCTTCACGGTCGCGGGGGTCTTCGACGTGGGGAACAAGGACCTGAACCAGCGCTGGGTCTTCGTGAGCCTGCGCAACGCCCAGACGCTGCTGGACCTCGCGGGCGGGGTGAGCACCCTGGAGGTGAAGGTCGACCGCATCTTCGAGGCGGAGGCGCTCGCCCAGCGCCTGGGGGCGGCCACGGGGCTCCAGGCCGACAGCTGGATGAAGCTCAACGCCCAGCTCCTCGTCGGCCTCCGGAGCCAGAACAGCAGCTCGATCATGATCCAGGTCTTCATCATCGTGGCCGTGGTGCTGGGCATCGCCTCGGTGCTCGTCGTCTCCGTGGTCCAGAAGTCGCGGGAGATCGGCATTCTCCGGGCCTTCGGCACCAGCCGGCGCCAGGTCATGGGCATCTTCCTCCTCCAGGGGGGCCTCCTGGGCCTGGCCGGCGCGGCCGGAGGCTGCCTCCTGGGCATGGTCCTCGGCCTCTTCTTCCAGACCCTCGCCACCAACCCCGACGGGAGCCCCACGTTCCCCGTCGCCCTCGACACCGCCCTCTTCCTGCGCACCGTGGCCATCGCCGTGGGCACGGGTCTGGTCGGGGCGTGGCTTCCCGCGCGGCGCGCGGCCCGCATGGACCCCGCCGCCGCCATCCGGCACACATGA
- a CDS encoding ABC transporter ATP-binding protein, with translation MSGASPTPVLRLRGVRKSYGDTVVTEVLHGIDLDIAAGAMTALVGPSGSGKSTLLNLLGLLDRPTAGSIQLQGRETTDLDDAALTELRGRSLGFVFQFHHLLPAFTARENVLLPLHARRGRLDRALWDRAGALLGRMGLRGEIDRLASQLSGGQQQRVAIARALLHDPGLVLADEPTGNLDTVTGREVFDLMRDLNRERGTAFLVVTHDPGLAALCERTIELVDGRVHL, from the coding sequence ATGAGCGGCGCCTCCCCGACCCCCGTCCTCCGCCTCCGGGGCGTGCGGAAGTCCTACGGCGACACCGTCGTCACCGAGGTCCTCCACGGCATCGACCTGGACATCGCGGCCGGCGCCATGACGGCCCTCGTGGGCCCCTCCGGCAGCGGCAAGAGCACCCTCCTCAACCTGCTGGGCCTCCTCGACCGGCCCACGGCGGGCTCCATCCAGCTCCAGGGCCGGGAGACGACGGACCTGGACGACGCGGCCCTGACGGAGCTGCGGGGCCGGTCCCTGGGCTTCGTCTTCCAGTTCCACCACCTCCTCCCGGCCTTCACGGCGCGGGAGAACGTCCTCCTCCCCCTCCACGCGCGCCGGGGCCGCCTGGACCGCGCGCTGTGGGACCGGGCCGGGGCCCTGCTGGGCCGCATGGGGCTCCGGGGCGAGATCGACCGCCTGGCCTCGCAGCTGTCGGGGGGCCAGCAGCAGCGGGTGGCCATCGCCCGGGCCCTCCTCCACGATCCGGGCCTCGTCCTGGCGGACGAACCCACCGGGAACCTGGACACGGTCACGGGCCGGGAGGTGTTCGACCTCATGCGGGACCTCAACCGGGAACGGGGGACCGCCTTCCTGGTCGTGACCCACGATCCGGGCCTGGCGGCCCTATGCGAACGGACGATCGAATTGGTGGATGGCCGCGTTCACCTTTGA